Part of the Triticum aestivum cultivar Chinese Spring chromosome 4D, IWGSC CS RefSeq v2.1, whole genome shotgun sequence genome is shown below.
ATAACTACCTGTGCGTATAGATTAAAGACAATGTCCATACAATGGCAAAATCACTGTCTGTAAGTTGTCTGAAAAAATCCTACAGACCTTCTGTAGAGACAAACTATTTCTCTCTACTTTCTCTTTCTCCACATAACTAAAATTCCAACGTGGCACCCCTCACAGACGGCTGACTAGATACTGTTGCACATGCCCTAATAGGCAGGACATGACACAAGGCTAGGAACCCATGGCACCCTACAAGTATGGCCAGGGACGGAGCATCGTGGAGACCAAACTGGGCCCTGGCAGGGTTTCCCATATATAGCCAATTTAGTGCTATGGCCCGTGATCTACTGCTTGGTTTTGTAGCCCGTGTGTTGCTTTGGCTCATTAGTTCAGCAACTAGCCCGGTCTTTGTTGTGGTTGACGCTCCGCCACTGAGTGTGGCAACAAGCGAAACAACAGCCTAAAAAAAGTCAAACTTGCCTAAGTGAGCTGTGGCAAGTTGTGGCTTCAAATCAAGTATACTTAGCAACTAGCAAgtgaaccaaacagccccttataGAGTATAATGTACAGAAGGTTTCAACAATATCTACAGTACATGACACCGTTTACGATTTCCTTAAATGACTTGCACTTGTATAAATAAAAGAGCTAGCTCAGTTAAGATTAGTTCATCAGTTGCTACTTGTGTGGAGTATTGGTGCctaaataaatttggaggaagcaAATGTCCAGAAAAGCAGCTTACATTTTTTCAATTTTCTTCTTTTGCTCTTCTGAAGGCGGTGGAGGAACATATGATGCAGCATCAATGATCGCCTGTTATCAAATATTTAATGAGTACGCTATATGGAAAAAGGGCAACAGCAACATGAACTCTATGCAGATTGCTTCTAGACAAAGATTTGAAATGGATGAGGCGTACCTGTATTTTCTGCAAAGCATCTTCAATATTGCCCCTAAGGTGATAAACATGTCAATTGCTgtccaaacaagacaacaaaaagAAATAGCTAAGTGATATTTACTTCTGTGTCCTAGTTTTCGTAGAAGACATCACAAGTTCACCATCCTTATTTATCCTGTTCTTTTCCTGGGCGTACAGAAACTTAAATTGTAACGACCTCTCTAAATATGGAATATAATACAAAAATGCATACAGGAGAAAACAGATGATAAGATGCATCCATTAAAGGTAAACAACAAAATACAGAATCGTCTTCAGACATGATAGCAACATAAACAAATGATATGTACAAATTAAGGTTTTCAAACCGTTTGCAATATCCGTTCCTTAATCCTCTCTCCGAGCCAATGAGCTTTCTCAACATTGAACCGCATGTCAACCTTTGTATTAACTGCAAAACAGTGGTACACATTTTAGCGTGAAGTGGTAACATCAACATCCTTAAGTAATCACTATCTGGACATCCTCAATATAAAGAAATGGAGAATCTGGTTTGAGGGACTGGATGGTTAATGGACGGTACCATCTTAGCTCTGAATCTGACCCAGTTGTTTGGTTTGACAAATGGAATATATTTGGCAAATTTAATGGACCATCCCATGATGGACTCACTCCATCCTAGGACAAGGTGATCCCTCAGATAAAACACCCCATCGACGGGCCAACATCAATTATTTGAACATGACAAATGATGAAACAAAACGTGCTACTGCTGAATTGGAATGGTTCAATAAAACAGATCAGTCATTGTTTCACAATGCTGAACCAACAACAATTCAGATATACTAGGCAATGCGGTGATAAATAAGGAGAATGTACAGACAGCAAACCTTTATTAACATTCTGACCACCCGCACCCCCACTTCTTGCAAAGCTAACAGTAACATGATCTGCACACATAAAGTGGATTATTTCAGAACAGCTTGGCAACCCACGTAACGGTTGGATACATTGTCATCAGGAATCAAACGTTTAGAAATATCACCGGGATACAGAATGCAGAACTAATACTGTTGACACTGGCGGTGCTATGTGAGGGCTAAACTGTGCCATGGTCCGCTCAATGCAAAACATATGCATGAGTAATAGACTAGTTGGTGAGGAAAAACAATGCCTATGTACGAGTGAAAGCTTAGATTGGCCTGCCCTGGTTTTTGTTGTAGCTCCGCTACTGACTGTTGACATAAATACTTGTAATGTATGCTATATATATGATCGTAGTTTAGCTATTTTCCTTATTCCAGTTCATAGTCAAATACCTGCAACAAGAATATGCATTTTACTTGCAACTTGCAACAATCAGGCAGACGGCTATGTAGAATGGACTTATGGACCCAAATCAGATGCCCATTTCTCACTCCATAAATAGCATCTTTACTGCAAAGGCATCGCAATCCTCCTTAGCAAATATGGCACCTCGTGATCCCCATCTTCTATGTTTCTAGTCACAAGCTACAACTTTAAAAGTCTAAATCTTAATACAGGATATTTCCTAATATTTGAACAGCACTACTTACTACTCCATTTCTAAAGCATGAGCAATCAATTCGGATTTATGTACCAATGACAGTACTACGCCAATGGGGCAAATTAGGGCGATTGGGGTGAGTTACCCATGGTGATCTTGGGGACGGGATCAGAGCCGGCCGAGGCCGCGCGCTCCTCGGCGTCGCGCATCACCTGCTGTGCCAGTGCTAGTCGCGCTGACACCTTCTTACCCCTGCCGTCGCCGGCCTCGGCCGccgagcatcggagatggaccaaccCGACCCTGCCAACGCTCAGGCCCAGGCCCAGGCCCGGGCTCGGGGAGGGGGACAGGGGCcctcggaagagaagagaagggacGTGACGGAAGCCGAGCCGTAGGAGGCGGGTGCTTCGCATGGCGGTCGCCATTAGCCTTTCTGTGGAGGGAGACGAGTGTCGAGCGACGAGACGGACCGGAATGGCACGGGGGCATACGGCAGCAAGgcgaggaagaagaggcagaaATTTATTTGGGCTTAAAGGGCTTCGGTGGTCATCTGCGCCCGCTCATGAGCCGACATCAGAGGTAGCCCGGACTGGTAGTCGATTCTCAAAAAAGAAGCATTTGCAGGCTTTCTCAAATTACCAAGGCCACATGCTAACCATTTGAAAGCCCACTAGTCACATAGTATCAGGAAAGACGGCCAACGCTCTTTGCGTCAAATTGGCGTCGCCACGCACAGGGAGGTAGCCTGGCTGGGCCAGCCCATCGCGTTGTACCGCTGGaaggaaaagaaagcaaaaaaaaagcCCCCCCTAAAAAAAAAAGAGGCAGGCGCGCTTGCAACTGCGTGCTCCTAGCCACTCCAGCTGACTAGCATTGCTTATAGCAGAATAGCGCACTGTATTGAACCAGAATTAGTTACTGTAGTGAACATCTTTAAAAAGTGTACATTGTTTCTAAAAGTGTATATTTTGAAGAACTGCGAACACtttttgaatttctgaacaaaTTTCCGTAGACGGGAACATTTTTCGCATATGCGAACAAAAAAGAAACTGCAGAAAATGTTCTTGAAAAACATGAACCATTTTTTGAAGTTGTGAACACATTatgaaattctgaacaaatttttgaaccgcgaacatttttttaatttttatttgaaAAATGGAGCAATTCATGAAATTACGAAAAAAAGAAACCATGAATATtttcgaatttgtgaacaaaaagttGAAAATGGAACTTCATGAAATATCTAACAAAAATttgaaaccatgaacatttttgaaatgccTGAACACTTttcaaacatgaacattttttgaattgcagACCAAATTTGGAACCACGCACATTTTTTGCAATTACAGATTTTTTTAaatatgaacattttctaaatttgtgattttttctgaaatacattaatattttttgaatttctggACATATTTGACAAATAGAATATTTTTCAAAATCTGAAAAAATTGAATTAGAAAAATACAAATATCGACTTGAAAAAAGggggaaaaagaaaaatgaaacaaaaataaaaagatacagcaaaaggaaaggaaagaagaaaaataaatgaaaaaaataaaaaaactaaaagaaacgGGAAAACCGGTTCAAAGAACCttgtagaaggttcccaaaactagAAAAACCGGCTGGAAACTCTAGAAGGTTTCCAAAACCGGAAACGCTGCAACACATTAATCGGCCGGCCCTGCTCATCGCTCTATTGCCAGGTCTGTGCGAAAGGCTGACACTTTGACACAACGTGCGTCCAATAGAAAATTCGGTGGTATGCGCGAGAGTTATGTCTCACAGCGAGACCGCAGTTGCTCTGGCTGAATGATTTTTTACCTCGCATAGAAACTGGTCTGACCCATTTATTTTCTTCTTCCATCGCTCGCGAGCGATCGCTTCGCTGGTTTGAATCCTTTTTTCTTTGCTCGCGAGAGATATTTTCTCCTGGTTTATTGTTTCTTGACTTCTTCACTGTTTTTTCATCGGTTTTCCTTGTTTTATTCCGGGTTTTCAATGATTTTATATTTTATTTCTATATTCATTTGTCTTGTTTGTTACTTCTTAGTATTCATTGTTTTTTGTTCTCTTTGTTTATTTGTTTCTTTCTCGGATacaggtttttatttttctttatttttttatcgGTTTCACTATTTTCCCATTATTTTTTGCACTTGTTTCTTCGGTTTGTTTTATTCAATTTTTCTTtggtttattttgctttctttttgGTTTCattgttttttctctctttttttccttttggcttTCATTCTATATTTTCTGTATACATCAAAAACATTTTTCTGAAACATGTTCAAAAAAATTTAAATGCAAGTTAAACATTTTTGATTACATGGTTAAAAAAATTCTATACACATTTTAAATATTTTCAAAATGCTTGATTATCATTTTTTAATACAAGATTAAATTTTTTAATACTTGGTCAATATTGTTTATATACACATTTAATTATTTCTAAATAATatattataatttttaaaatacaataataatacttttaatactcctccgtcccaaaatataagaacgtttttgccattagcatagtgtcaaaaacgtttttatattttgggactgagggagtacatgataaaaaaattcctatacacatttaacatttttttaagtgcttGATTATCATGTTTTTCAAATGAAAGACTAacctttttttaatacatggtcaacatttttcctatatacgtaacatttttcaaatgtttgattaacagTTTTCAAATACATTTTTGACATTTCCTGAATACAATACCACGTCCTGCCTTAGCCTTCGTCCACCCCTCCCCACGCTCTGTTTTTTCTCATTCTTGGTTTTTCTTGCGTGAACCGCGGACTGACCGATCCCTTCCCTACCCCATCTGCCCCGCTCCCTCTCTCGTCTCCCGAACCCAACTCTAGGGTTCCTGGCGGTGGCGACGCTGGAGTAGTCCGTGGCCGACAGAAGAAGCCTCTAGCGCGGACGGCCCGCTCGCGTTCCCTACTGCGGCAGACCAGGCGAAGGCTGGTGCACAGTATAAGGTGAACCACCGTACAACATGATCGATTCGGTAGCACCTGCATCGTGCTAGCGCGTCGATGTGAGCAGCTGCTGAACATCCGCAATCTAGGGCCCGACCTGATCCATTCTGGGCGCCATGTCGGGCTACAGCAGGACTGCAGGAGGGCAAAGTTTGGAGAAGACGTTACTCCGGACCGGCTCCATGGACATGCGCCATAGAGGGTTCCAAGCCAACGGTCCGTCACATGTTGTTGGAGCTTGTACCCTGCCTGATCCAATCCCCTCCTCTGATCCACCTCAACGCCCTTCGCTGCCCTGTTTGGGTGTACCCCACATTTCAGTTATGCGCATGTCCTCGTCTCCTCGACAAATAGCTGGACATGCTGCTCCACCCTAGGCTGCTTATTTCGCTGCTTGTTCATGACGCCATTGACCTCCTCATTGCTGCTATATATAATTTTTTTGAGTTCCTATAAAACTGTTATGTAGATGCAAGAGTATATATGACCAAATGATAGCACTTTCCACTTCAACATTTAGGAAAATTTGAAGTTGCTGGTTATTCTGCATTTTATGtcgttgtgcttaacatgcctgaCAATGAGAACATCTTTTGTTTCTT
Proteins encoded:
- the LOC123098057 gene encoding peptidyl-tRNA hydrolase ICT1, mitochondrial isoform X2 yields the protein MATAMRSTRLLRLGFRHVPSLLFRGPLSPSPSPGLGLGLSVGRVGLVHLRCSAGSDPVPKITMDHVTVSFARSGGAGGQNVNKVNTKVDMRFNVEKAHWLGERIKERILQTEKNRINKDGELVMSSTKTRTQKGNIEDALQKIQAIIDAASYVPPPPSEEQKKKIEKIAAAAERNRMQNKKVLSQKKESRRNKPSWD
- the LOC123098057 gene encoding peptidyl-tRNA hydrolase ICT1, mitochondrial isoform X1, encoding MATAMRSTRLLRLGFRHVPSLLFRGPLSPSPSPGLGLGLSVGRVGLVHLRCSAAEAGDGRGKKVSARLALAQQVMRDAEERAASAGSDPVPKITMDHVTVSFARSGGAGGQNVNKVNTKVDMRFNVEKAHWLGERIKERILQTEKNRINKDGELVMSSTKTRTQKGNIEDALQKIQAIIDAASYVPPPPSEEQKKKIEKIAAAAERNRMQNKKVLSQKKESRRNKPSWD